In Xanthomonas campestris pv. phormiicola, the DNA window CAGGGCTTCGACGACGGCGTCGGCCAGGTGGTGGACGTGGTCGGTTTCAACTACCGCACCCCGCAGATGGACGCCTTCCACGCGCGCCATCCCGACATCCCGATCTACGGCAGCGAGACCGGCAGCACCGTCGGCGTGCGCGGCAACTACCGCAGCGACGACGCGCGCGGCTACGCCCGCGCCTACGACCTCGACTACCCGTGGTGGGCGAGCAGCGCCGAAGCCTGGTGGAGCTACGTGGCGCAACGGCCGTACATCGCCGGCGGCTTCGTCTGGACCGGCTTCGACTACCGCGGCGAACCCACCCCGTACAACCGCTGGCCGAACGTGGCCTCGCAGTTCGGCATCCTCGACAGCTGCGGCTTCCCCAAGGACAACTACTGGTACTACCGCGCGCAATGGACCCGCGAGCCGGTGCTGCACCTGTTCCCGCACTGGAACTGGAACGGCCTGCTGGACGAGCGCGACAACGGCATGGTCGACGTCTGGTGCCACAGCAACCTGGACGCGGTGGAACTGCTGGTCAACGGCGCCAGCCAGGGCCTGCAGCAGGTGCCCGCCTACGGCCATGTCGAATGGCGGGTGAAGTACGCGCCCGGCACCATCGAGGCGCGCGGCTATCGCGATGGCAAGCAGGTGCTGGTGCAGACCCGCCAGACCGCCGGCGCAGCTGCCGCGATACGCCTGCGCAGCGACCGCCCCGAGTTGCTGGCCGACGCCGAGGATGTCGCCGTGGTCGCGGTCGAGATCGTCGATGCGCAAGGCCGCGTCGTCCCGACCGCCGACACCGCCGTGCACTTCGCCGTACGCGGTGCGGGTCGGCTGATCGGTCTGGGCAACGGCGACCCGGCCAGCCACGAGAACGACAAGGGCGACAGCCGCCGCGCCTTCAACGGCCTGTGCATGGCGCTGCTGCAGACCACGCGCACGGCCGGCACGCTGACACTGGAAGCGACCGCGCCTGGGCTGGCGCCAGCGCGGCTGGCGCTGAAGAGCGTGCGCACCAAGGTGCGGCCGTTCGTGGCCTGACGCGGGCGCGTCTTTTTAAGGATCCACGCCGGCGCGCGCGCGGCGGGCGCCGGGCGCTCCCGACGTCCTTCCTGCGCAGACGCCCAGGCGCGCCATCCAAGGCCCGCCCATGCCGTGGTCGGCGCGATGGCGACGCACGCCGGGGTGACGTCGCCGACGCTTCACTCCGAAGTCGATCTTCACCGCATCGGGCATCTCCAAGCCCGTGAAGCTGCGTCGCCCCAGCGATGCGCCACCCCCACCGCGCATGGCGGTGAGGGAGCGCAAGCCGTCATCGCAAACGCGAGAATGCACCGATCCCGGCGATCGCCAGCCGCTCGGCGGGCAGCGCCGTTTCGGCGAACGACAGCCGCAGGTAGCGGATCTGGCGCACCTCGGGGAAATTCAGGCGCTGGGTCGACAGCGCATAGGCGATATTGGACAACTCGCCGGCGCCGGCCGGCTGCCAGTGCTGGCCATCCTCGCTGCTTTCGGCGCGATAGCCTTTCGGCGGCGCCGCGCCGTTCAGCACCGCGCGCGAGGGCGTGAGGCTGAAGCCGGCGACCTGGCGCAGCGCGCCGAGGTCGATGGTCACCTGCGCCGGATGGCCCGGCTTGGGCGCGGGCGCGATCCAGATCGTGCCGGCATCGTCGTCGAGCAGCTTCTCCGCCCCAGGCGCGCTGGCCGCGACGATGCGCCAACCCGCGGTGGACAGCACGTCCGGCGCGTTCGCCGTCGGCCGCGCGACCGCAACCGGCGCAACCGCGCGGAACAGCGCGAATTCGCTGATCGCCGGGCAGACCGGCGCCTCGAGCACGAGCAGACGCACACGGCGCGCGGCGACCGGGGAATCGAGCCGCAGGATCCGCTGCGCACCGATGCATTGCGCTTCGGCCAACCGCCGCCATTGCCCATCGACCTCGGCTTCGATCGCGAAGCGGGTGACGCGCACGCCCAGCGGCAGGTATTCGCGCAGCCGGATCAGGTCGAAGCTGCGCAGCGCCGACAGTTCCAGCGTCAGCGTCGGCGTGGTGACGGCGTCCGGCGTGGACCAGTAGCTGTCCGCCTGGCGGTCGAGCACGCGCGCCGGCTCGAAGCCCTTGCCGCGAGACGCGCTGGCGCTTGCCTTGGCGCCCTTGGCCAGATCGATGGCGAAGCTGGCGCGGATCGCGTCGCCGAAGCTCTGCAGCACCGCGACGTCGTGGTCGGCGATGCGGCCGCGTCGGTCGGGCGGAAGATTGAGGTTCATGTTGGTGCCGCGCGCGACCGAGGTGTCGAAATAGCGCACCAGGTTCTCCGGGCTGCGCACCTTGCCGTCTTCATCGGCATGGTAGAACCAGCCCGGGCGGATCGAGGTGTTGGTTTCGGCCGGCCACCACAGCGCCGCCCCACGCACGCCGGCATTGCCGTTTTCCTGGGTGTAAGGGGCATCGGGCATGGTCGGCCAGCACGGATCGCCGGCGACGCCGTCCTCGTTGCCGACCCAACGGATGTCGGCGCCGAGCGGGTCGAAGGTGCAGGCCAGCGGCTGGTGCTGGTGCACCAGCTCGATCATCCGCGGCCAGTCGTAGTAAGCGGGCGCATCGATCTTGCGCGTTTCGCGCGCTCCACCGTAGTAGCCGTCGCCGCCATTGGCGCCATCGAACCAGAACTCGAACAGGTCGCCGTAGCCCGTGCACAGTTCGACGATCTGCTTGCGGAAATAGTCCAGGTAGCCGGGGCGCCCGTACTCGGCGTGGTTGCGATCCCAGGGCGACAGGTAGATGCCGAAGGCTAGGCCGGCGCGCCGACACGCCGCCGCCATCTCGCCGACGATGTCGCCCTTGCCGTTCTTGTAGGGCGAATTGCGAATGCAATGCTCGGTCAGGCGCGTCGGCCACAGGCAGAAGCCATCGTGGTGCTTGGCGGTAAAAATGAGCCCTTTCAGATTGCCGGCCTTGGCCGCGGCGACGATTTGATCGGCGGAGAAATCGCTGGGATCGAATTTGCGCGGATCTTCGTCGCCGTAGCCCCATTCCTTGTCGGTAAAGGTGTTCATCGCAAAATGCACGAAGGCGTATTGCTCCCACCGATGCCATCGCAGCTGCCGCGCGCTGGGCACGGCGCCCCACGGCGCCGGCCCGCCAGCGCGCGGCGCAGCCGCGATCCGAGCGGCGGAGGCGCTGAAACCTGCGGCGACGGCCACAACACCCGTGGCAAGAAAGGTACGACGATCGATCACTGGCGCCTCCGGCTCTGCACAAGCCTCGGATCTTAGCTTCTTCCAGTGGCGGAACAGCCCTACGTCGAAGCGATGACGGCCGTTCAAGCGCAGAACGTCAACCATATGGCGATCCTTGCCACCGCATGCCTGAGAAGTGCACAGCGCACTGTCACCGATCCCGTTTACACGGACACTTGCAGATGCCGCCAGACGACTGGAGCGCATTTGATGCGGACTCGACGTTGCACATCCAGCGCATAGACCGGACATTTCCTGTCTCTCCTGTGACCACCCCGCAAATGCTCGCGGAAACGGTGCGAGGCTGGGAGTTCCGCAGCGGATCGGCAAGTGCTTGTCGGCCATGGCCGCCATGGCTGGCGCCGCGGCACCCTGTCATTTGCCGGCCGCACCCGTCCATACTTGCCCACGGACAGTCACTTCGAAATTCCTAACCCATTGAATCAGATGCAAAATCGAGAAAAATCCCAAGGTCCTGGCGGCGCAGCGGAGCACACCCCGCTGATGAAGCAGTTCTTCGCCGCCAAGTCCGAGTACCCGGACCTGCTGCTGTTCTTCCGCATGGGCGATTTCTACGAGCTGTTCTACGACGACGCGCGCAAGGCCGCGCGCCTGCTGGACATCACCCTGACCCAGCGCGGCAGCTCGGGCGGTGCGCCGATCCCGATGGCAGGGGTGCCGGTGCATGCCTACGAGGGCTACCTGGCGCGGCTGGTGGCACTGGGCGAGTCGGTGGCGATCTGCGAGCAGATCGGCGATCCGGCGCTGGCCAAGGGCCTGGTCGAGCGCAAGGTGGTGCGCGTGGTCACGCCGGGCACGGTCACCGACGAGGCATTGCTCGACGAGCGCCGCGACACCTTGCTGATGGCGATCGCGCGCACCAAGCACGGCTACGGCCTGGCCTGGGCCGACCTGGCCGGCGGCCGCTTCCTGGTCAACGAGGTCGACAGCGAGGACGCGCTGGAAGCGGAGCTGGCGCGGCTGGAACCGGCCGAGCTGCTGGTGCCCGACGAAGACCAGTGGCCGGAAT includes these proteins:
- a CDS encoding alpha-L-fucosidase, producing the protein MIDRRTFLATGVVAVAAGFSASAARIAAAPRAGGPAPWGAVPSARQLRWHRWEQYAFVHFAMNTFTDKEWGYGDEDPRKFDPSDFSADQIVAAAKAGNLKGLIFTAKHHDGFCLWPTRLTEHCIRNSPYKNGKGDIVGEMAAACRRAGLAFGIYLSPWDRNHAEYGRPGYLDYFRKQIVELCTGYGDLFEFWFDGANGGDGYYGGARETRKIDAPAYYDWPRMIELVHQHQPLACTFDPLGADIRWVGNEDGVAGDPCWPTMPDAPYTQENGNAGVRGAALWWPAETNTSIRPGWFYHADEDGKVRSPENLVRYFDTSVARGTNMNLNLPPDRRGRIADHDVAVLQSFGDAIRASFAIDLAKGAKASASASRGKGFEPARVLDRQADSYWSTPDAVTTPTLTLELSALRSFDLIRLREYLPLGVRVTRFAIEAEVDGQWRRLAEAQCIGAQRILRLDSPVAARRVRLLVLEAPVCPAISEFALFRAVAPVAVARPTANAPDVLSTAGWRIVAASAPGAEKLLDDDAGTIWIAPAPKPGHPAQVTIDLGALRQVAGFSLTPSRAVLNGAAPPKGYRAESSEDGQHWQPAGAGELSNIAYALSTQRLNFPEVRQIRYLRLSFAETALPAERLAIAGIGAFSRLR